In Dioscorea cayenensis subsp. rotundata cultivar TDr96_F1 chromosome 13, TDr96_F1_v2_PseudoChromosome.rev07_lg8_w22 25.fasta, whole genome shotgun sequence, the sequence gcaaaatgaccattttaccctaatgcattCACAGAAATAATAGAAGATTctaggtccaaatttggactgagtacaacagtttttttttttttttgtgaaaattggGGGCAGGgcggaaatttttttataattggtCGGGCGGGGAGGGGTGGGGCGGGTTTGGTATTACCTTGCCCCGCTCCGCCCCgctaaaaatttacatatataccatatatatatatatacaatgttaaaatttctcactttataaattaaagtaaataagattatattcactagttatgtattttgattaaatttatgtattaatgttttaattacaaaaatacattacttgaaaaatattatttcttccCCAAACTCTGAATTTTccaagtaatttaaaaaaaaaattcatattatttctttttactaaacattcaaaagaaaaaaaaaatcaaaatcaacctCAAAATTCACAAATTTATCACATCTCAATGACTTCACAAAGTTATTCCcacaattttattcaaatattcaaaattatttaaaaaattttaaaatatattttaaaaaattacaaataaaatttgcatggcatgataaatatgatattttagtaaatatttaaagatattttttaaagataaaagcacactaaataaatatttaaataaaattaattatgtaatattaGTTTGTAAGTTTGTAACCCCAACATCGGGGTGACAACCCTAGCATCGgggttatttttatgaatactagaaatttgaaattttgaaaattagaagtttgaattttaattttgtaaatatattatataataattctattaaataataaatggatTATTCTTTAATCTTTATGGGGATTTTCAGACATACCCTTATATATCCTTATAATTCATATAgaactttataaaattttaagaaaaaattgctAGATCCACTGTAAGTTTGTGAATAAAGATGGTTTTGTTTATGATCCCAAGgcaaaaaaagatttaatttttatttgtttattttgaaattctttaactatggcattttaatttaaatgattaattctttttatttttatatttactttaaaattttcaaacatttaacaAATTTTCTTGTCAAAACATACCATTACttgaaaaattctaatttttgtatttaacaGGATGTCTTAGTGTATTTGGAACACAATCGGTTTTCAATCATTTGTTATTTAATGCggtattatatattttgtaattattgatgTAACTGAACTAAAATtagtggaatttttttttttatcccaatTTTTGTAaaggcggggcggggcggggcgagTGTAAAAATCCGTGGGTAGGGTATGGTattgaaaacttaaaaaaaattgcggGGCGGGGTAGGGAGTGGGGGAAGGTATGGGGTGAGCGGGGCGAGGACGGGGGCGGGGGCTGGGCCACCCtgccccattgccatccctatttGGGAATGAGGGCAATGTTCACCCAGTTGATCTTCTCAAGGTTGGCTCTATGGAAGAAGAAGTCCTCACAGAGGTGAAGAAGATCTGTATTAATTGTTTCCCATAATTGTTTGAAAAAGTGTAGAGGGAATCCATTAAGTCCTGGAGCTTTGTCACCCCCCAATTCAAAGACAGCCTTCTTAATTTCCTCCAACGAGAATGGGCATTCAAGGATAGATAGGTCAATAGACGTCTTGTGCTGAAATAGCCTCTGCAAATCGACCCTAAGAACGCTCTCCCAATTTCACAAGGATCCACAATCATGACATCATCCTGATTAAGGCATGGAATGAAATTACTATTCCTACGACCGTTGGTTACAGCATTGaagaattttgtgttttcatcCCCCTCTTTGAGCTATTACGAGACGCTCTACTATAGGTTGGTGTGTATACTTAGGTGATGTATTAATTTCTTGGAAATGTACAAAACTAGAAAGAGTTTCCAAATCCTTAACTAAGGTTGAATATCGCGCTATGTCATCAGCATGTTCTGAAATTACTTGGTTACGTGGTTTTCTCTCTGAACTGGGTTATCTTCAATCTAGTCCTACTCCCCTACATGCTGACAATACAAGTGCTATTCAAAAAGTGGCCAATCCTATATTTCATAAGCGTACCAGGCACATTGAGGTGGATTGTTACTCAATCCATGAAGCTTTTATAAATGGATTTATTACTCTTCCTCACATCTCAACCGATTGTCAAATTGCTAATATTCACACAAAATCTCTCACTCGTGCTTGGCATCAATTTTTTGTTAGCAAATTGATGCTGCTTGATTCACCAGCATCAATTTGAGGGGTGGTGTCAATGATAACTATCAAGATATGGTCAATGCAAGCTGTTAAGATATTGTTGTGATTTATATTGTAATTACATACCATATATTATGCTGTAATTAGGGGGATATTATTGGTTGTACATATAATTGAGAgatattgtcacgccccgaacccagctctataGACCCGGGACGTCAACAAACGGCCGTACatctacaaggccgaaaccaagtaggcatacaaggccttaaaacctgatccaaaaccgaacaaagaatcaaactcagtggattgcaaaaaaacaaaataaacttattcaaataaaacacagGCCCACAAAAAAAACGGggcttattacatgctaatactcgacgattgcctaacgatccccgctaagctatccaccactcaactctacttttgatctgaaaagatattaaacaacaaattatgagcttgacaggcCAGTAAGCACccattaaaaatattgggatcatttacacaaaatcataaattatcaaaatgagaaattcaaaaatcagaattatttcaagtaaacacagatgtcaaaacTGAACATATAGGTCCCCTAagcaactattgccaaaacaaaatcacaaaattcatatgtttaccctccgtgacccgagacaaaatttaacaaaagtcatatttttaccctcggtgaccctgagccaaaattatcagaggcggttattcttcaccgacggaaagcggtgggaaactatagtttatagaacaaaatacgtgtcgacacggtcagtgtttaacccccagtgacagggttattgcaaagttatttgGGGACTAGtctctatgtcaaaatactttctgttcacaaacaataaactatcaaaattcagaTGGGGCAAAATACGAGTTATTtgccaaacaaaaattttaacattcgcatgatcccattttatcatagcaaaataaacccgttattttaatccaaacatgaacaaataattttaaaacaatattaacattaattaatcagaaattaactaaaatatctgaaattcagaatttatataatacatatttCGATAAGCTGtctaaaactttagaaattaaataaatgttcaaACCTTTATGATAATTgtagtccaaaataaaatatcactaacttgaaatttcaaataacttaaagtaattctaaaaataattcaaaatataaattaaaataatcaatatctttcttaaaaatttcaaaagtttagAAAAGTAGAATTTTTTCaagaatatacatataataggatttatatgtgggatacttacctgccCAAAAATACTCCAAAACCTTACACTCTTtgcatgtcctatatttgggaagagatcctattagtTTTCAATAGCAAAATTGAGGCTAACAAACAATAGTATATTAAAAAGATTTTCAAAAGGGTataatagcaattacccactctaaaagccataccaataattccaacatgattAATGAATACtaaaaccctcataacttcacttacagttttccaaatcacaaatttcaaaattctgggAATAAAAGACATCTAAcgacatatccgaaattcacataatttagagtactaattaatttataacattcaattgaatctccaactatttctgcaaacttataattcagacatatacttttaaaatatgcacGTCTCTCAAGCTATAactccaaaagcaatgaaaTTTTACTGACAGTCAGAAAACTCAAAAACGAAcgactttattatttttcaccttatctaattcaatctcCCTAATCATCAAACTTGGTCATGATTCTTCAAGttctgcacagaaatatcatttgagacaattatattaataagGCTATATCTCACAGACTATAAgtgcataaaatctgaaattttgcacgTATTTAGATAACATCAAAATCTATAACTTTTATATTCTCCCCCAAATTCTTCCTCTAAGATCCCTAAAATCGGAGAGGGATTTCTGTTATAGTCAAAAACGAAAATCTGAAATTTATCAAACTAAAACAGTTAACAATTCCTTTCACAAGGCGAAAGATTATATctcaatcaactatacttcACATTACATCAAACATATCCTACAATATCTCATCCTTGAGACATGatttaatccataaaaacatcatGATCAAGATCCTAAGAGTATGCTTAGGTGCACACATCAAAAGTGAAACAAAACTCCTTCAAACTACAAATTGGAAtaaaccctagaaactcaaggGCTAAATCTAAAGTTTAAAGGTGAATCACAAATAGGAACACATTTTAGGGcttcagaaagaaagaaatctagagccaacaggtatcaataataatcattaatattatgCGCAAAGCTTAAAGATCCTACCTTGAAAGAATCAAAACAACTCTCGATAAGAAGATCCACTTGTCCTTGCCGCCGGCACCACCATGAAGTAAATGAAAATAGGGCTagggtttttcttttataagaGGTCTTGGCGGTAGAGCTGCAATTAGATCGTGATATTTCGTAACCAAACAAaggttttaaaatcttataaatcaatGGCTCTGATTGAAAAAGCTTGCATTGACGGCTAGGATCTAATTTAAGGGATGGGGCTCACAGATATGATGTGTACATCTTCTATATATATTGAAGGGAGTGCTCATGGTTTGGGcagaaaaatattaatacaaaactCTATCTTGTGTACCTTTCTTCAGTTTTGATAGTCTTCATGTAGGGTCAGCAGTTGATCTGGTCATTGGTCAACATCTGAACTTCTTCTTTGACAATTTAACACTCTCAATTGACTGGAACCTCCGGCTCACAGTGATCTTCAAGCATCTCCAACAACTGCCTCTTTAGTTGTGTCTAActtcttccttctccttctaTGTTGATCTCTATTCTAGACTTAGAACTGATAATTGAGTGCTATGGTACTCGTGTGCAGTTATTCTCTTTGATTGAATTGATACAGCAAAGCTGAAGATTCAGTGGAATTTTATTGTATGGTTTCTCCAAGTTTggttgattatgatttttaataggAAAGTTAAACACTGTTTGtaggaaattaattaattaagcttGACCAATTCTGGTTGTAGCATCACATTCACAGGAAGCTTCCGAACATGTGCCTTTCCCTGCAGGTAAGTTTGGAGTCAATAATTCAATCTGACAGCCATCCGTTTGCTTATTATATACTTAGATCTCATTTTCAAGAGAACAGGTCAGTTGTGATTCCAAATGTAAAGAGAAATAGTTCATGAGAATTTTCAAAggggaaaataaaaatgaatgattctGCAGTTAAAAAATGgcttattttgattttcaatctaaatataattaattgacaTTCATTTTACTTATTCAAGATTATGATAATAGCTGCCTCTCAGTGAACCACTGCCATTAGACTAACGAGGAAAGTTCATGTCATTCTGACAGTACTATAATGACCGCTGTCCAGTATTAAGCAATTTCCACAGGAGGTCATCTGTTTGAGGTCTCAGAGAGAGTCTGTGGAAGTCTACGCAGTGGTTGATGCTCGTGTGGCACACTCCCTCAAAGACAGGAAACCTGGTGTGTGTTTCCTTTCTTATGTCGCTCCTCTTCCACTCatgctttgtttctttgatAAAGTCTCATGTTACAAGTTTAACTCTTACCTGCATCACTCTAAAATCCGTGCCTTCTCTCTGAAGTTCATTCTTATACCCAAGGTTGTTTCCATCGATTTTTTATTTCTAGCCTTTTCCTTAGCCATTCAGCTATGGAAAATTCAGTCTAGAAAGCACTGAATACATTCTATTGAGTGTTGAGctatatttgtgttttgtttgtaaCCATTTGCAGTAATCTTGATACTGACTTTGCTAGTGCTCTGGAAATTTACTGATTCTAATCAAGGAAAAGTAGGTGATCCCTTGTTGATTGATATGATATATAGGTTAATTGAACCATATTGAAATAGAATTATCGTCAGTCGGTAAACTGTCTCCAAGATATCTGCCTGTTATCATCCTGACTAAGCTGTGAATTGTTTCAGCTACAAACTGTAAAGCCTTAAAAGAAGATAACTGTTgtatatggctcatatacaaATGTGAACGAACGGACAGATGCTATTTCATCACCTGTTACtcagttgttgttgttattctcGTTGCTTGGCCGCCTAATTAAGGTACATGGTTTCATTTAAATTGATTGTGATGTTTGGTTGATTGGTTTATAAAGAGATGGATGTGTTAGataaatcattttatttatttattttcagccGCTTTTGTATATTGAAGCATACATATAGCTAGCTGAACAATTAATATCTAATGTAGTGGATTGTCAATTGAATTATGAATGTACAAATTGAGAGTCGAATCTTTGAGCGGATAGTTTTGTTACAATATTGTACTAGTACTACTTATCTACTGTTCAGTGGGTTCTCTATAGGAagatgtttttttctttgaggATTATTTGGTTGagtatttaattattaactcaaatttttttgatttttttttttcaaaaaagtggataaaccacttcaattaagaGTAAAAGGAGAACAAACTAGGTAGTTGTTTAGAGTTTTTGTCCTGAATAAGGCCGACTTAGGCATAGCACGGCCCACCCCTTCCTAATGGAGCCACGTTGATCACTCATTCTAGTGAATAAGTTCTGCAGAAACCACAAAGCATGGAAGAAGAATACAATTTACAGACCATTGTGAAGCAGAAAACTATGACAAACTTTTGCAAGATGCTTCTGAACATTTCCATCTGGGCCCTCCATGTGAAGCTTACATTCTCAGCCAATGAAGATTTCAGTTACAATGGATTCAAGGGTGCTACAAACCTCAGCTTTGATTCTCTGGCAGCAGTCACTCCTGATGGTCTCCTGAGCCTGACTAATAACACTACTCATGGCAAGGGCCATGCATTCTTCTCCGTTCCCATTCAGTTCAAAAAATCTCTGGCGGGTAACATCATCTCTTTCTCTACATTGTTTGTCTTCGCCATTGTCCCAGAGTACAGAACATTTTCCAGCGATGGCCTTGCTTTTGTTCTCTCTCCGTCCAAAGACTTGTCCAATGCATGGGGTGAAAGTTACCTTGGCCTCTTAAATAAGACCAACGATGGAAAACCATCCAATCATATCTTTGCGGTTGAGTTTGACACTGCGCTCAATCCTTCCCATGAAGACATCAACGACAACCATGTAGGCATTGACATCAATAGTCTTTTATCTAATTACTCAACGCCTGCAGGTTTTAGATCTGATGATGATGGTCAGTTAAAAAATCTGAGCCTTAAGAGTGGTGAGCCAATGCAAGTTTGGATAGATTATAATGGCCAAAATATGCAATTCAATGTGACATTATCTCCACTCTGGATGCCAAAACCGAAGACTGCTCTTTTGTCAGCTACTATAAATCTTTCTAGCATAATTTTGGACTATATGTATGTGGGATTCTCGGCATCAACAGGAATGGCTTATGCTTACCAATGCATTCTCGGTTGGAGCTTTAAGACGGATGGGAAAATTCCTGAGCTTAATATCTCAAGCCTCCCTCCGCTTCCTCGAACTACAACACCGTCAAAAGATAAATCAAAGGATATATCAATATGGTTGCCTCTATCTCTTTCAGTGCTTGTGCTAATGGCTGTTGCTGCTGCAAGGATGATAATGGTGAGAAAGAAAAAATTCTCTGAGCTTCGTGAGGACTGGGAGCTAGATTTTGCGCTTCATAGATTCTCTTACAAACAACTATACAAGGCAACCAGAGGTTTCAAGCATGAGTATCTTCTCGGCGTGGGAGGGTTCGGCAGGGTCTACAGAGGAGTTCTGCAAGACACTAAAGTTGAAGTTGCAATCAAGAGAGTGTGCCATGAATCAAGACAAGGAGTGAGGGAGTTTGTAGCAGAGATTGTTAGCCTCGGTCAGCTTCAACACCGGAATCTGGTGCCACTACTGGGTTACTGCAGGCGTGAAGGTGAACTGATCTTGGTGTATGAGTACATGCCAAACAAGAGCCTAGACAAATTTCTATTCAGTGATGGCGAATCAACTCTTAGTTGGAGTCAGAGATTTTGGATAATCAAAGGTGTGGCCTCTGGTCTGCTGTATTTGCATGAAGACTGGGAGCGAGTTGTAATTCACAGAGATGTCAAGGCCAGCAATGTGTTGCTGGATGGTGATATGAACGGGAGGCTTGGTGACTTCGGGTTAGCTAGATTATATGATCATGGTGGTGTTCCTCAAACCACTCATCTTGCGGGAACGGTTGGTTATCTCGCCCCAGAGCTGTCTCGAACTTGCAGGGTCACGACCAGCAGTGATGTGTTTGCATTTGGTGTTTTCCTACTAGAGGTTGCTTGTGGAAGGCGGCCGATAGAGCCAGAGAAAGCAGAAGACCTGCAGGTTTTGATAGATTGGGTGTTGGCAAATTGGAGAAAGGGAAC encodes:
- the LOC120274861 gene encoding L-type lectin-domain containing receptor kinase SIT2-like; its protein translation is MEEEYNLQTIVKQKTMTNFCKMLLNISIWALHVKLTFSANEDFSYNGFKGATNLSFDSLAAVTPDGLLSLTNNTTHGKGHAFFSVPIQFKKSLAGNIISFSTLFVFAIVPEYRTFSSDGLAFVLSPSKDLSNAWGESYLGLLNKTNDGKPSNHIFAVEFDTALNPSHEDINDNHVGIDINSLLSNYSTPAGFRSDDDGQLKNLSLKSGEPMQVWIDYNGQNMQFNVTLSPLWMPKPKTALLSATINLSSIILDYMYVGFSASTGMAYAYQCILGWSFKTDGKIPELNISSLPPLPRTTTPSKDKSKDISIWLPLSLSVLVLMAVAAARMIMVRKKKFSELREDWELDFALHRFSYKQLYKATRGFKHEYLLGVGGFGRVYRGVLQDTKVEVAIKRVCHESRQGVREFVAEIVSLGQLQHRNLVPLLGYCRREGELILVYEYMPNKSLDKFLFSDGESTLSWSQRFWIIKGVASGLLYLHEDWERVVIHRDVKASNVLLDGDMNGRLGDFGLARLYDHGGVPQTTHLAGTVGYLAPELSRTCRVTTSSDVFAFGVFLLEVACGRRPIEPEKAEDLQVLIDWVLANWRKGTIMETRDERLGEEYVAEELELVLKLGLLCSHPLPTARPSMRQVTQILHGSIPLPDFLLNQLNTKDSAFVKYEGSNAYVMSFTSMSSDSLVFSGR